The following proteins come from a genomic window of Ornithinimicrobium cryptoxanthini:
- a CDS encoding GntR family transcriptional regulator codes for MGQGSAARTVSVQLNEWITEGRLLPGAKVSDSAVAAELEVSRNTVREAFRLLAHDGLLVHEFNRGVFVPLVTSADVRDVYWLRGVIEPGVVRSLTPPDIHRLGPLQAAVDEARQAGRRRDWPAAGTANMHFHRSLVALSGSPRLDVMMRRLMAELRLLFAVIDNPRYLYQPFVKRNHELLTLMSKGRFEEGAEFLEDYLADSEGAILVAFQEKERSA; via the coding sequence ATGGGTCAAGGGTCGGCTGCTCGGACGGTCAGCGTCCAGCTCAACGAGTGGATCACCGAGGGCAGGCTGCTGCCCGGGGCCAAGGTGTCCGACAGTGCGGTGGCCGCCGAGCTGGAGGTCTCCCGCAACACGGTGCGCGAGGCCTTCCGTCTTCTCGCCCACGACGGCCTGCTGGTGCACGAGTTCAACCGCGGTGTCTTCGTGCCGCTTGTGACCAGCGCCGATGTCCGCGACGTCTACTGGCTGCGCGGCGTCATCGAGCCTGGCGTGGTCCGGTCGCTGACCCCTCCCGACATCCACCGCCTCGGTCCACTCCAGGCTGCCGTCGATGAGGCACGCCAGGCCGGGCGCCGGCGCGACTGGCCCGCCGCCGGCACGGCGAATATGCACTTCCACCGCTCGCTCGTCGCGCTCTCCGGCAGTCCGCGGCTCGACGTCATGATGCGACGTCTCATGGCCGAGCTCCGGCTGCTCTTCGCGGTCATCGACAACCCGCGCTACCTCTACCAGCCGTTCGTCAAGCGCAACCATGAGCTCCTGACGCTGATGAGCAAGGGACGCTTCGAGGAGGGCGCCGAGTTCTTGGAGGACTACCTCGCGGACTCCGAGGGCGCGATCCTCGTCGCCTTCCAGGAGAAGGAGCGGTCGGCCTGA
- a CDS encoding putative hydro-lyase encodes MNGTDTPAGARAAYRSGAVMPTSGHASGFTQANLVILPRDWAWDMLLFGQRNPQPVPLLDVTEPGSPHTELAPGADLRTDLPLYRVWRDGQLAEELRDISGLWREDLVSFLIGCSFSFERALLDAGVPVRNIEQGRNVAMFRTNRACRPAGRLSGELVVSMRPVPAAMVPTAVQVTGRMPQVHGAPVHVGDPAGLGIADLGTPDFGEPIEFEDGDVPVFWACGVTPQAALMASRPPFAITHAPGHMFVTDVPDAVYRQP; translated from the coding sequence ATGAACGGGACGGACACGCCGGCCGGTGCGCGCGCGGCATACCGCAGCGGTGCCGTCATGCCGACGAGTGGCCACGCGAGCGGCTTCACCCAGGCCAACCTGGTGATTCTGCCCCGAGACTGGGCGTGGGACATGCTGCTCTTCGGTCAGCGTAACCCGCAGCCGGTGCCGCTGCTGGACGTGACCGAGCCGGGCTCGCCGCACACCGAGCTGGCGCCCGGTGCTGATCTGCGCACCGACCTGCCGCTCTATCGCGTATGGCGTGACGGCCAGCTGGCGGAGGAGCTCCGGGACATCTCGGGGCTGTGGCGCGAGGACCTCGTCTCCTTCCTGATCGGCTGCTCGTTCAGCTTCGAGCGCGCTCTGCTCGACGCAGGCGTCCCGGTGCGCAATATCGAGCAGGGACGCAACGTGGCGATGTTCCGGACCAACAGGGCGTGCCGCCCGGCCGGTCGGCTCTCCGGTGAGCTCGTGGTCTCGATGCGGCCCGTGCCTGCCGCCATGGTGCCGACCGCAGTGCAGGTGACCGGCCGGATGCCTCAGGTGCACGGTGCGCCCGTGCACGTGGGGGACCCCGCTGGCCTGGGGATCGCCGACCTGGGGACGCCGGACTTCGGCGAGCCGATCGAGTTCGAGGACGGCGACGTCCCCGTCTTCTGGGCCTGCGGCGTGACCCCGCAAGCGGCACTGATGGCCTCGCGGCCGCCGTTCGCGATCACGCACGCCCCCGGGCACATGTTCGTGACCGACGTGCCGGACGCGGTCTATCGCCAACCCTGA
- a CDS encoding LuxR C-terminal-related transcriptional regulator has protein sequence MVPAGGARPQAGAAHPAGAADPGPYRRGSDERQIGEALGLAEKTVKNYVTAILAKLGLERRTRAALYVATRRDRDPQH, from the coding sequence GTGGTCCCGGCAGGAGGCGCACGACCCCAAGCTGGGGCTGCTCACCCCGCAGGAGCGGCGGATCCTGGACCATATCGCCGAGGGTCAGACGAAAGGCAGATCGGGGAGGCACTGGGGCTGGCCGAGAAGACAGTCAAGAACTACGTCACCGCCATCCTGGCCAAGCTGGGTCTGGAGCGCCGCACGCGGGCCGCGCTCTATGTGGCGACCCGGCGCGATCGGGACCCGCAGCACTAG
- a CDS encoding PPOX class F420-dependent oxidoreductase, with amino-acid sequence MTVIPDKHRRLFEAPNFGSLGTIRPDDTVQVSPMWFELDGDTLRFTHTTKRAKYRNLRHNPSMSLAVMDPDAPIHYAEARGRLIEVIPDPTGSFYDHLHRRYGGDGMIPPDAPDRVILVMSIEKVTGQ; translated from the coding sequence GTGACTGTGATCCCAGACAAGCACCGCCGCCTGTTCGAGGCTCCCAACTTCGGCAGCCTCGGCACGATCCGCCCGGACGACACGGTCCAGGTCTCCCCGATGTGGTTCGAGCTCGACGGCGACACGCTGCGGTTCACCCACACGACCAAGCGCGCGAAGTATCGCAATCTGCGGCACAACCCCTCGATGTCCCTCGCAGTCATGGACCCCGACGCCCCGATCCACTATGCCGAGGCCCGCGGTCGGCTGATCGAGGTCATCCCGGACCCGACCGGCTCGTTCTATGACCACCTGCACCGGCGCTATGGCGGCGACGGCATGATCCCTCCCGACGCTCCCGACCGCGTCATCCTGGTGATGTCGATCGAGAAGGTCACCGGCCAGTAG
- a CDS encoding universal stress protein — protein MAKNLIVVGMDGSDRAHDALRFAVEEAHRRDCPIEVITTWRADSQDDTREKAEQIQEHVRTRILAGQDDLPTIAFEVVQGRPEEVLVSASARADILVLGAHGVQSIRRAALGSISEYVARLASCPVVVIPVGAYQ, from the coding sequence ATGGCGAAAAACCTGATTGTCGTGGGCATGGACGGGTCGGACCGGGCTCACGACGCGCTGCGCTTCGCCGTCGAGGAGGCGCACCGGCGTGACTGCCCCATCGAGGTGATCACGACCTGGCGCGCGGACAGCCAGGATGACACCCGTGAGAAGGCCGAGCAGATCCAGGAGCACGTGCGGACCCGGATCCTCGCCGGCCAGGACGACCTGCCCACGATCGCGTTCGAGGTCGTGCAGGGCCGACCCGAGGAGGTCCTGGTCAGCGCCTCGGCCCGGGCGGACATCCTGGTGCTCGGTGCCCACGGCGTGCAGTCGATCCGACGCGCCGCGCTCGGCTCCATCAGCGAGTATGTCGCCCGCCTGGCCTCCTGCCCCGTCGTCGTGATCCCGGTGGGCGCCTACCAGTGA
- a CDS encoding pyridoxamine 5'-phosphate oxidase family protein, whose translation MSTHPGTEQLDSAACLALLREVSFGRLAVIVDDRPDIFPVNHAVHHGSVVFRTAKGTKLAHAVGQPVAFEVDGYDEATNQAWSVVVSGTAHEVQQLHDILEALELPVFPWEDGAKPHFVRIEPDSITGRRFTVHSGAQVPTGGPEQAQG comes from the coding sequence ATGAGCACCCACCCAGGAACAGAGCAGCTGGACAGCGCTGCATGCCTTGCCCTGTTGCGCGAGGTGTCCTTCGGACGGCTCGCCGTCATCGTCGACGACCGGCCCGACATCTTCCCGGTCAACCACGCGGTGCACCACGGGTCCGTCGTCTTCCGGACCGCCAAGGGGACCAAGCTCGCCCACGCGGTCGGTCAGCCGGTGGCCTTCGAGGTCGATGGCTATGACGAGGCCACCAACCAGGCATGGAGCGTCGTGGTGTCCGGCACCGCCCACGAGGTGCAGCAGCTGCACGACATCCTGGAGGCGCTCGAGCTGCCGGTCTTCCCCTGGGAGGACGGCGCGAAGCCGCACTTCGTGCGGATCGAACCGGACTCGATCACCGGTCGCCGGTTCACCGTGCACAGCGGTGCGCAGGTGCCGACCGGAGGGCCGGAGCAGGCCCAGGGCTGA
- a CDS encoding acyl-CoA dehydrogenase family protein encodes MRRAIFTEDHDAFRDSVRQFIDRTARPRAEEMIREHSIPREVWLEAGRQGLLGLSIPEEYGGSSAQDYRFNAVLAEEQSRLSAAFSSCMGIHSDVCPPYLVAHGTEEQKQRWLPGIATGELIIAIAMTEPSGGSDLAALKTTAVRDGEDWVINGSKTFITNGHSCDLVIVAARTDPTAGAKGITLFVLEAGTQGFTKGEPLDKVGQDEADTCELFFTDVRVSDEHRLGSEGRGFILMMEHLTQERVGAAVSNVAHAAQILSETLDYVKERKAFGQAIGAFQHNKFLLAELVTKIDVTQAFVDQCVLAHGEGDLTPVDAAKAKWWSAHVQGEVLDACVQLYGGYGFMNEYRVARAWRDARVTRIWAGSNEIMKEIIGRDLGLG; translated from the coding sequence GTGCGCCGCGCCATCTTCACCGAGGACCATGACGCGTTCCGCGACTCCGTCCGCCAGTTCATCGACCGCACGGCCCGACCGCGCGCGGAGGAGATGATTCGGGAGCACTCGATTCCGCGAGAGGTCTGGCTCGAGGCAGGGCGGCAGGGACTGCTCGGTCTCTCCATCCCTGAGGAGTATGGCGGGAGCTCGGCTCAGGACTACCGGTTCAACGCGGTGCTGGCTGAGGAGCAGTCCCGGCTGAGTGCCGCGTTCTCCTCCTGCATGGGAATCCACTCCGACGTGTGCCCGCCCTATCTGGTGGCGCACGGGACCGAGGAGCAGAAGCAGCGCTGGTTGCCCGGCATCGCGACCGGGGAGCTGATCATCGCGATCGCCATGACCGAACCGTCGGGTGGCTCCGACCTGGCCGCGCTGAAGACGACCGCCGTGCGCGACGGCGAGGACTGGGTCATCAACGGGTCCAAGACGTTCATCACCAACGGGCACTCCTGCGACCTGGTCATCGTCGCGGCACGCACCGACCCAACCGCCGGCGCCAAGGGCATCACGCTGTTCGTCCTCGAGGCAGGGACCCAGGGCTTCACCAAGGGGGAACCGCTGGACAAGGTGGGTCAGGACGAGGCCGACACGTGTGAGCTGTTCTTCACCGACGTGCGGGTCTCTGACGAGCACCGCCTCGGCTCGGAGGGCCGCGGCTTCATCCTGATGATGGAGCACCTGACCCAGGAGCGGGTCGGGGCAGCGGTGTCCAACGTCGCCCACGCGGCGCAGATCCTCAGCGAGACCCTCGACTACGTCAAGGAGCGCAAGGCCTTCGGTCAGGCGATCGGCGCCTTCCAGCACAACAAGTTCCTGCTCGCCGAACTGGTCACCAAGATCGATGTCACCCAGGCCTTCGTCGACCAGTGCGTGCTGGCGCACGGCGAGGGTGACCTGACGCCGGTCGACGCCGCGAAAGCCAAGTGGTGGTCCGCGCACGTGCAGGGCGAGGTGCTCGATGCCTGCGTCCAGCTCTATGGAGGCTATGGCTTCATGAACGAATACCGCGTGGCCCGCGCCTGGCGCGATGCCCGCGTCACCCGCATCTGGGCCGGCTCCAACGAGATCATGAAAGAGATCATCGGCCGGGACCTCGGCCTGGGCTGA
- a CDS encoding universal stress protein, giving the protein MMERIVVGVDGSQGSKAALAWGLKEAALRDGTLELVNVYAPQMAYEGISSAAQAEELIQGPRRAAEALVKELADGIDAVPVQTHALEDASAPRALVEHAAGATMLVVSARGLGPFRRLLLGSVSQNVAHHATCPVVIIPPADA; this is encoded by the coding sequence ATGATGGAACGGATCGTCGTTGGAGTTGACGGCTCACAGGGCTCGAAGGCAGCCCTGGCGTGGGGCCTGAAAGAGGCCGCCCTGCGGGACGGCACCCTCGAGCTGGTGAATGTCTATGCGCCCCAGATGGCCTATGAGGGCATCAGCAGCGCTGCACAAGCCGAGGAGCTCATCCAGGGGCCCAGGCGTGCCGCTGAGGCGCTGGTCAAGGAACTGGCCGACGGCATCGACGCCGTCCCGGTGCAGACCCACGCTCTCGAGGACGCGAGCGCTCCCCGTGCCCTGGTCGAGCACGCAGCGGGCGCGACCATGCTCGTGGTGAGCGCCCGGGGCCTCGGCCCGTTCCGCAGGCTGCTGCTCGGCTCGGTGAGCCAGAACGTCGCGCACCACGCGACGTGCCCGGTGGTCATTATCCCGCCTGCTGACGCCTGA
- a CDS encoding aspartate aminotransferase family protein yields the protein MSSHTHTEPQAEAQTTAEPGRAAQIKEMSRKHVFTSWSAQGGLDQLPLAGGEGAYFWDFEGNRYLDLTSQLVNVNIGYQHPKLVAAIQQAAGEMATIAPSFDSQWRADAARMVSERAPEGMSKVFFTNSGAEAVENAIRLARLHTGRHKMLAAYRSYHGATHGAISLTGEGRRLGSEPGLPGVVHFWGPYLYRSAFHATTEQEESERALEHLRQTVQFEGPDRIAAIILESVVGSNGILVPPPGYLEGVRALCDEHGIMLIADEVMAGFARAGQWFAIQNWDVKPDLITFAKGVNSGYVPLGGVVLSDEISATFDERPYPGGLTYSGHPLACASAVASMQIMEEEGILEHVRELDRTVFGPGLRALAQHEVVGDVRGLGAFWALELVADKQTREPLDATRMAAIGRACKAEGVWPLTMANRVHVVPPCVITEDDARRAIDVLGRALDSAL from the coding sequence ATGTCGTCACACACCCACACCGAACCCCAGGCCGAAGCCCAGACCACCGCCGAGCCGGGTCGGGCTGCGCAGATCAAGGAGATGAGCCGCAAGCACGTCTTCACGTCGTGGTCGGCCCAGGGTGGCCTCGACCAGCTGCCGCTGGCCGGCGGTGAGGGTGCGTACTTCTGGGACTTCGAGGGCAACCGCTACCTGGACCTGACCTCTCAGCTGGTGAACGTCAACATCGGCTACCAGCATCCCAAGCTGGTCGCGGCGATCCAGCAGGCCGCAGGGGAGATGGCCACGATCGCCCCCAGCTTCGACAGCCAGTGGCGTGCCGATGCGGCCCGGATGGTCTCCGAACGCGCACCGGAGGGCATGTCCAAGGTCTTCTTCACCAACTCCGGTGCCGAGGCCGTGGAGAATGCGATCCGGCTGGCGCGGCTGCACACGGGCCGGCACAAGATGCTCGCGGCCTACCGCAGCTATCACGGGGCCACGCACGGCGCGATCTCGTTGACTGGCGAGGGGAGGCGGCTCGGCTCAGAGCCGGGACTCCCCGGAGTCGTGCACTTCTGGGGGCCGTATCTCTATCGCTCGGCGTTCCACGCCACGACCGAGCAGGAGGAGAGCGAGCGGGCGCTGGAGCACCTGCGTCAGACAGTGCAGTTCGAGGGGCCGGACCGCATCGCGGCGATCATCCTGGAGTCGGTCGTGGGGTCCAACGGCATCCTGGTGCCGCCACCGGGCTACCTGGAGGGGGTCCGGGCGCTGTGCGACGAGCACGGCATCATGCTGATCGCCGACGAGGTGATGGCCGGCTTCGCCCGCGCAGGGCAGTGGTTCGCGATCCAGAACTGGGACGTTAAGCCCGACCTGATCACCTTCGCCAAGGGCGTCAACTCCGGCTATGTGCCCCTCGGTGGCGTCGTGCTCTCGGACGAGATCTCCGCCACGTTTGACGAGCGGCCCTACCCCGGCGGGCTGACCTACTCCGGGCACCCGCTGGCCTGCGCCTCCGCCGTTGCCTCGATGCAGATCATGGAGGAGGAGGGCATCCTCGAGCACGTCCGGGAGCTCGACCGCACGGTCTTCGGTCCTGGGCTGCGTGCCCTGGCCCAGCACGAGGTCGTGGGCGACGTCCGTGGGCTCGGTGCGTTCTGGGCGCTGGAGCTGGTGGCGGACAAGCAGACGCGGGAGCCGCTGGACGCCACGAGGATGGCCGCCATCGGGCGCGCCTGCAAGGCGGAGGGGGTCTGGCCCCTCACCATGGCTAACCGGGTGCACGTCGTGCCCCCGTGCGTGATCACCGAGGACGATGCCCGCAGGGCGATCGACGTCCTCGGGCGCGCACTCGACTCCGCTCTGTAG
- the cutA gene encoding divalent-cation tolerance protein CutA — MSDRNPLLEEVGTSPLVEIRVSAPDAEAAHAMAKEIVGANLAACVQCLGPMTSVYSWKGEVHQATEWLLLIKTTADMFQSVSDLVMKRHRYAVPEIVAVPVSHALSSYSAWVRDSVLSPSERGR, encoded by the coding sequence ATGAGCGACCGGAACCCCCTGCTCGAGGAAGTGGGCACGAGCCCACTCGTCGAGATCCGGGTGAGCGCTCCCGATGCCGAGGCCGCGCACGCGATGGCCAAGGAGATCGTCGGTGCCAATCTGGCTGCCTGCGTGCAGTGCCTGGGACCGATGACTTCGGTCTATTCGTGGAAGGGCGAGGTGCACCAGGCCACCGAGTGGTTGTTGCTCATCAAGACCACGGCCGACATGTTCCAGAGCGTGTCGGATCTGGTCATGAAGCGGCACCGCTATGCCGTTCCCGAGATCGTGGCGGTGCCGGTCAGCCACGCTCTCAGCTCCTACAGCGCCTGGGTGCGCGACTCTGTGCTCAGTCCGAGCGAGAGGGGTCGTTGA
- the dcd gene encoding dCTP deaminase: MLLSDRDILAQIDAGRVRLDPWDPTMVQPSSVDVRMDRYFRLFDNHKYAVIDPAQDQPDLTRLVEVEDGESFVLHPGEFVLGSTFEEVSLPNDVAARVEGKSSLGRLGLLTHATAGFVDPGFTGHVTLELSNVATLPIVLHPGMKIGQLCFFQLSSESEHPYGSDARASHYQGQRGPTASRSFQNFHRSQV; encoded by the coding sequence GTGCTGCTCTCCGACCGCGACATCCTCGCCCAGATCGATGCCGGACGCGTCCGGCTGGACCCGTGGGACCCCACGATGGTCCAGCCGTCGAGCGTCGACGTGCGCATGGACCGCTACTTCCGGTTGTTCGACAACCACAAGTACGCCGTCATCGACCCGGCCCAGGATCAGCCGGACCTCACCCGTCTGGTCGAGGTGGAGGACGGCGAGTCGTTTGTGCTGCACCCCGGCGAGTTCGTCCTCGGCTCGACCTTTGAGGAGGTCTCGCTGCCGAACGACGTGGCCGCACGCGTGGAGGGCAAGTCCTCCCTGGGCCGCCTCGGGCTGCTGACCCACGCCACGGCCGGATTCGTCGACCCCGGCTTCACCGGGCACGTCACCCTCGAGCTGTCCAACGTCGCGACGCTGCCGATCGTGCTCCACCCCGGCATGAAGATCGGTCAGCTCTGCTTCTTCCAGCTCTCCAGCGAGAGCGAGCACCCCTACGGCTCGGACGCACGCGCGTCGCACTACCAGGGACAGCGTGGCCCCACCGCCAGCCGGTCCTTCCAGAACTTCCACCGGTCGCAGGTCTGA
- a CDS encoding cell wall-binding repeat-containing protein: MPGDPHEAAVVGSSQAAPHAEPVAPVPTARLHGASRFETAVAISKSAFPFGADAVYLARSDVFADAIAAGSLTDGPVLLVPPCGAIPQPVLHEIARVDPVEVVALGGTSSVCGQTLDTAAAGRTATRLGGVDRYDTAALIADRAFPGGASTVYLAEQRESADAVAGGVLTDGPILLVANGSDVVPSPTLAAIDALDPTSVVALGGSSSVTAGALSAAAGARHTDRVAGSDRFATSAAIADRAFPDSSSRTYLASGTAIADAVVGGSLTRGPILLVRNRCAVVTEPVWRRLSTEPPEMVVALGGSNSVCAEQLETAARLSVFSGMETGDTDRLYDLLTKAQAVSPLRYVPADLVSWRGTAHQVRPEVAVMLDALFDDATAAGRPGLYVKSAYRSYAEQQETYDYWVRTVGRARADMISARPGHSEHQLGLAVDLGGPSCSGWACFGDTPEGRWVAAHAHEYGFIIRYPEGGTGVTGYEFEPWHLRYVGPRAAWLMHVRDQIYWDTYQPVAVADGTF, from the coding sequence ATGCCTGGGGATCCCCACGAAGCCGCCGTGGTCGGGAGCTCGCAGGCTGCCCCCCACGCCGAGCCGGTCGCCCCCGTGCCGACGGCGCGGCTGCACGGCGCCTCGCGCTTCGAGACGGCGGTGGCCATCTCGAAGTCTGCGTTCCCCTTCGGCGCCGACGCGGTCTATCTGGCCCGCAGCGATGTCTTCGCCGACGCCATCGCCGCGGGATCGTTGACCGATGGCCCCGTCCTCCTCGTCCCCCCGTGCGGCGCCATCCCGCAGCCGGTCCTCCACGAGATCGCGCGCGTCGACCCCGTCGAGGTCGTCGCCCTGGGCGGGACCTCGTCCGTGTGTGGGCAGACCCTCGACACCGCCGCTGCCGGCCGCACCGCGACCCGGCTCGGCGGCGTAGACCGCTATGACACCGCCGCCCTGATCGCGGACCGCGCCTTCCCGGGCGGGGCCTCCACTGTCTATCTCGCTGAGCAGCGTGAGTCGGCGGACGCGGTCGCTGGCGGTGTGCTCACGGATGGTCCGATCCTGCTGGTGGCCAACGGCTCCGACGTCGTCCCATCCCCGACCCTCGCCGCGATCGATGCCCTTGACCCCACCTCTGTCGTCGCGCTCGGCGGCTCGTCCTCCGTGACCGCCGGCGCGCTGAGCGCCGCCGCCGGCGCACGGCATACGGACCGCGTCGCGGGCTCGGACCGGTTCGCGACCTCGGCGGCCATCGCCGACCGGGCCTTCCCCGACAGCAGCAGTCGCACCTATCTGGCCAGCGGCACCGCCATTGCCGATGCCGTCGTCGGCGGCAGCCTCACCCGCGGTCCGATCCTGCTCGTGAGGAACCGGTGCGCGGTGGTGACCGAGCCGGTCTGGCGCCGGCTGAGCACCGAGCCGCCCGAGATGGTCGTCGCGCTGGGCGGCAGCAACTCCGTCTGCGCCGAGCAGCTGGAGACCGCGGCCCGGCTGTCAGTCTTCAGCGGCATGGAGACCGGCGACACCGACCGGCTCTATGACCTGCTGACAAAGGCGCAGGCAGTCTCGCCGCTGCGCTACGTCCCCGCCGACCTGGTCTCCTGGCGCGGCACGGCCCACCAGGTCCGCCCCGAGGTCGCCGTGATGCTCGACGCGCTCTTCGACGACGCGACCGCTGCTGGACGCCCCGGCCTCTATGTCAAGAGCGCCTACCGCTCCTACGCGGAGCAGCAGGAGACCTACGACTACTGGGTGCGCACGGTCGGCAGGGCACGGGCCGACATGATCTCGGCCAGGCCAGGGCACAGCGAGCACCAGCTCGGCCTGGCCGTAGACCTGGGCGGGCCGAGCTGCAGCGGGTGGGCGTGCTTCGGCGACACCCCGGAGGGCAGGTGGGTGGCGGCGCACGCGCACGAGTACGGCTTCATCATCCGCTATCCCGAGGGCGGCACCGGCGTCACCGGCTATGAGTTCGAGCCGTGGCACCTGCGCTATGTCGGGCCACGGGCGGCCTGGCTGATGCACGTGCGCGACCAGATCTACTGGGACACCTACCAGCCCGTCGCCGTCGCGGACGGGACTTTCTGA
- a CDS encoding ABC transporter ATP-binding protein translates to MIQLEGVTKEYAGGTMAVDHLTLEAPSGEITVLVGPSGCGKTTSLRMINRMIEPTSGRILIDGQDTARVPAARLRRDIGYVIQHAGLFPHRTVLHNVMTVPRLNGWGKARAESRAHEVLELVGLPGDLAQRYPAQLSGGQQQRVGVARALASDPSVMLMDEPFSAVDPIAREGLQDDILALQAELGTTIVLVTHDIDEAIKLGHRVAVLRQGGLLAQFSSPADLLAHPADDFVADFVGKDRGYRALSFQTAPVPVHPEETVAMGQPLGAREEEWLLAVDEQMRPQGWVRPAEVGGAPVAREHLHRAGTVAHVDGPLRTLLDAALSSPSGRGVTVREGALAGTVRAEEVLTAIQRAPRPSGATIQAAEPR, encoded by the coding sequence ATGATCCAGCTCGAGGGCGTGACCAAGGAGTATGCCGGGGGCACGATGGCCGTGGACCACCTCACCCTGGAGGCTCCCAGCGGAGAGATCACCGTCCTGGTCGGTCCGTCCGGGTGTGGCAAGACGACCTCGCTGCGGATGATCAACCGGATGATCGAGCCGACCAGCGGGCGGATCCTGATCGACGGGCAGGACACGGCCAGGGTGCCGGCCGCCCGGCTGCGGCGCGACATCGGCTATGTCATCCAGCACGCCGGACTGTTCCCGCACCGCACGGTGCTGCACAACGTGATGACCGTGCCGCGGCTCAACGGGTGGGGCAAAGCCCGCGCCGAGTCGCGGGCGCACGAGGTGCTCGAGCTGGTCGGGCTGCCGGGGGACCTGGCCCAGCGCTATCCCGCGCAGCTGTCCGGGGGGCAGCAGCAGCGCGTGGGGGTGGCGCGGGCCCTGGCCTCAGACCCGTCGGTGATGCTGATGGACGAGCCGTTCAGCGCCGTGGACCCGATCGCCCGCGAGGGACTGCAGGACGACATCCTCGCGCTGCAGGCAGAGCTGGGGACAACCATCGTCCTGGTCACCCACGACATCGACGAGGCGATCAAGCTGGGGCACCGGGTGGCGGTGCTGCGCCAGGGTGGTCTGCTCGCCCAGTTCAGCAGCCCCGCCGACCTGCTGGCACACCCCGCGGACGACTTCGTGGCCGACTTCGTGGGGAAGGACCGCGGCTACCGCGCGCTCAGCTTCCAGACGGCGCCCGTGCCCGTGCACCCCGAGGAGACGGTGGCGATGGGGCAGCCACTGGGTGCACGCGAGGAGGAGTGGCTGCTGGCGGTCGATGAGCAGATGCGTCCGCAGGGCTGGGTGCGCCCCGCGGAGGTCGGAGGAGCCCCGGTCGCGCGAGAGCACCTGCACCGGGCCGGAACGGTGGCCCACGTCGACGGCCCGCTGCGGACGCTGCTCGACGCAGCGCTCTCCTCCCCGAGCGGACGCGGCGTGACGGTCCGCGAGGGCGCCCTCGCGGGCACGGTGCGCGCCGAGGAGGTGCTGACCGCGATCCAGCGTGCTCCGCGCCCGAGCGGTGCGACGATCCAGGCCGCGGAGCCGCGGTGA